One window of Flavobacterium dauae genomic DNA carries:
- a CDS encoding glycosyltransferase — protein sequence MYLNALSFNSLQKNDYLVIAATFVLMILSIGFFIKFQPELEKLHFERMNTWWGASINYIAVGLLAIQLFFLTYLIVLYIKYRVVKSVSDDFLPTCTVIVPAYNEGKLVYETLLSLAESDYPQNKLQILSIDDGSKDDTWQWMLKAKQILGDRLTIYQQPKNMGKRHALYRGFKEGTGAVFVTVDSDSIVKEDTLRNLVSPFVVNEKCGAVAGNVRVLNKEKGLIPKMLNVSFVFSFEFVRSAQSTLGSVLCTPGALAAYRRDAVMNCIEDWINQTFNGQPSDIGEDRAMTNMILKQGLHVLFQKNAYVYTNIPEKYKSLYKMFIRWERSNVRENIMMSKFAFKKFREESTTGSRILLSMQWIKVLMAYPLLLLLVFFLATHPILFVCSSLVGIFVFSSIQMFFYAKKYNLAEAFLAYTYSVFYLFTLFWITPYAIATASRRGWLTRDLPATA from the coding sequence ATGTACCTAAATGCACTTTCATTTAATTCTTTGCAAAAAAATGATTATTTAGTCATTGCAGCGACTTTTGTGTTAATGATCCTGTCGATTGGTTTCTTCATCAAATTCCAGCCCGAATTAGAAAAGTTGCATTTTGAGCGAATGAACACCTGGTGGGGTGCATCAATCAATTATATAGCTGTGGGATTATTGGCAATACAATTGTTTTTTCTAACGTACCTTATCGTTTTATACATTAAATATAGAGTGGTAAAATCGGTTTCAGATGATTTTTTACCAACGTGTACCGTTATTGTACCGGCATATAACGAAGGTAAATTGGTGTACGAAACCCTTTTGAGTTTGGCAGAAAGCGATTATCCGCAAAATAAATTACAGATTTTATCGATAGATGACGGTAGTAAAGACGATACCTGGCAATGGATGTTAAAAGCAAAACAAATTTTAGGCGATCGATTGACGATTTATCAGCAACCGAAAAATATGGGTAAACGCCACGCTTTGTATCGCGGTTTTAAAGAAGGAACAGGTGCTGTTTTTGTAACCGTTGACAGTGATTCTATTGTAAAAGAAGATACATTACGCAATTTGGTAAGTCCGTTTGTTGTAAATGAAAAATGCGGAGCCGTGGCAGGAAACGTACGTGTACTGAACAAAGAAAAAGGATTGATTCCTAAAATGCTTAACGTAAGTTTCGTGTTCAGTTTTGAATTTGTTCGTTCGGCACAAAGTACGTTAGGTTCGGTTTTATGTACACCGGGAGCATTGGCGGCTTACAGAAGAGATGCGGTAATGAATTGTATAGAAGATTGGATTAATCAGACATTTAACGGACAGCCAAGTGATATTGGCGAAGACCGGGCTATGACCAATATGATTTTAAAACAAGGCTTGCACGTACTGTTTCAAAAAAACGCTTATGTATATACCAATATCCCAGAAAAATACAAAAGTCTTTATAAGATGTTTATTCGCTGGGAACGAAGTAATGTACGTGAAAACATTATGATGAGCAAGTTTGCCTTTAAAAAGTTCCGCGAAGAATCTACCACAGGTTCACGTATATTGTTAAGTATGCAATGGATTAAAGTGTTAATGGCATATCCGTTATTACTATTATTAGTATTCTTTCTGGCAACGCATCCTATATTGTTTGTATGTAGCAGTTTGGTAGGCATTTTTGTGTTCTCAAGCATTCAAATGTTTTTCTACGCTAAAAAATACAATTTGGCAGAAGCATTTTTAGCTTATACCTACAGTGTGTTTTATTTATTTACCTTATTTTGGATTACACCGTATGCCATTGCAACCGCAAGCCGCAGAGGGTGGTTAACCCGCGATTTGCCCGCAACAGCTTAA